One window from the genome of Candidatus Synechococcus calcipolaris G9 encodes:
- a CDS encoding NAD-dependent epimerase/dehydratase family protein yields MNLSDARILVIGGAGFIGSHVVAELLKTDVREVLIYDNFARGKYSNLSPYLDDPRCNIYANGGDIRDLDLLNDAMEGIDGVCHLAAMWLLHCKDFPRTAFHVNIEGTFNVLEACVKHQVKRLVYSSSASVYGDAVDVPMTETHPFNNRNFYGATKIAGEAMARAFYDRYGLSYVGLRYMNVYGPHQDQTAAYTGVIPIMLNKIDANEAPIINGDGSQAYDFIDVEDAARCNVLALEAEVSDEFYNVGTGVQTSIRELCNLILKLKESPLEVTYKPYSADDARRLVQNRIGCPKKAAQELGFTYRYSLAEGLQKLIDWRDAHHE; encoded by the coding sequence ATGAATTTATCCGATGCTCGCATACTCGTTATTGGTGGGGCAGGCTTTATTGGTTCCCATGTCGTGGCGGAACTGTTAAAAACAGATGTGAGGGAAGTCCTCATCTATGATAATTTTGCACGGGGAAAGTATAGTAATCTTTCTCCCTATTTAGATGATCCCCGCTGCAATATCTATGCCAATGGGGGGGATATTCGGGATTTAGACTTGCTCAATGACGCCATGGAGGGCATTGATGGGGTTTGTCATCTGGCGGCAATGTGGCTCCTACACTGTAAAGATTTTCCACGGACGGCGTTCCATGTCAATATTGAAGGCACATTTAATGTTCTGGAAGCCTGTGTCAAACATCAGGTTAAACGCCTAGTCTATTCGTCCTCAGCTTCAGTCTATGGCGACGCGGTGGATGTTCCCATGACTGAAACCCATCCCTTTAATAATCGCAATTTCTATGGAGCCACAAAGATTGCTGGTGAGGCAATGGCTCGCGCCTTTTACGATCGTTATGGCCTTAGCTATGTGGGCTTACGCTACATGAATGTCTATGGCCCCCACCAGGATCAGACGGCAGCCTATACAGGGGTGATTCCCATTATGCTGAATAAGATTGATGCCAATGAGGCTCCCATAATTAATGGAGATGGCAGCCAAGCCTACGATTTCATTGATGTGGAAGATGCAGCCCGCTGCAATGTGTTGGCCCTAGAGGCAGAGGTGAGTGATGAATTTTATAATGTGGGCACAGGGGTTCAGACCAGTATTCGGGAGCTATGTAATTTAATTCTCAAATTAAAGGAATCTCCCCTAGAAGTTACCTATAAGCCCTACAGTGCTGATGATGCACGGCGATTGGTGCAAAATCGGATTGGCTGCCCTAAAAAAGCGGCCCAAGAGTTAGGCTTTACCTATCGCTATTCCTTGGCTGAAGGCCTGCAAAAGTTGATTGACTGGCGTGATGCCCACCACGAGTAA
- a CDS encoding DegT/DnrJ/EryC1/StrS family aminotransferase has protein sequence MEHPPIPIALPSTGEEEWRSLRDPLMKGWLTQGPQVAAFEQAFAQRHQTKHGIATTSCTTALHLILVALGIGPGDEVIVPAFTWVSTANVVRYCGATPVLVDVDRQTFNLDISQVQNKLTVRTKAIMPVHLFGRCVDMDSLEAVTPGIPIIEDAACGAGSLYRGRSAGSLGLAGAFSFHPRKTITTGEGGMITTNNDELAETLRILRNHGASISEEQRHLGPRPYILPDFNLLGFNYRMTDLQGAVGLVQLGKLDRLIAEREEWAGFYQRELAELDWLRTPEIPAADRSGWQAYVCYVDEAKAPMARNQIMEALQSQGISTRPGTHAVHLLGIYKDEFGFKPEDYPAARDCDAYSIALPLHNRMESADYHHIVKTLKKL, from the coding sequence ATGGAACATCCTCCTATTCCGATTGCCTTACCTAGTACGGGGGAAGAGGAATGGCGATCGCTGCGAGATCCCTTAATGAAGGGTTGGCTCACCCAGGGGCCACAGGTTGCGGCCTTTGAACAGGCTTTTGCTCAGCGGCATCAGACCAAACATGGGATTGCCACGACCAGTTGTACCACCGCTCTCCATCTGATTTTAGTCGCCCTAGGGATTGGCCCTGGCGATGAGGTAATTGTGCCTGCCTTTACCTGGGTCTCTACAGCTAATGTAGTGCGTTACTGTGGGGCTACGCCAGTACTTGTAGATGTAGATCGGCAAACCTTTAACTTAGATATTTCCCAGGTGCAGAACAAACTAACAGTACGAACTAAAGCAATTATGCCGGTGCATTTATTTGGTCGCTGTGTGGATATGGATTCCCTAGAAGCGGTGACACCAGGGATTCCCATAATTGAGGATGCGGCCTGTGGGGCGGGCAGCCTATATCGGGGGAGATCGGCGGGATCCCTTGGTTTAGCTGGGGCATTTTCATTTCACCCTCGCAAGACCATCACCACTGGCGAAGGGGGCATGATCACCACCAACAATGATGAGTTGGCAGAAACCCTCCGTATTTTACGGAATCATGGAGCCAGTATCTCAGAAGAGCAGCGGCATCTAGGCCCAAGACCCTATATTTTGCCTGATTTTAATTTACTCGGCTTTAATTATCGCATGACAGATCTACAGGGAGCGGTCGGGTTGGTGCAATTAGGTAAATTAGATCGATTGATTGCAGAACGGGAGGAATGGGCAGGCTTTTACCAACGGGAATTAGCAGAACTGGACTGGTTGCGTACTCCAGAGATTCCAGCGGCAGATCGATCTGGCTGGCAGGCCTATGTTTGCTATGTGGATGAAGCAAAAGCACCCATGGCCCGTAATCAGATAATGGAGGCTTTACAATCTCAGGGCATTAGTACCCGTCCTGGAACCCATGCCGTGCATTTATTAGGTATTTATAAAGATGAATTTGGCTTCAAACCGGAGGATTATCCTGCGGCTAGGGATTGTGATGCCTATTCAATAGCCCTTCCCCTCCATAATCGGATGGAATCTGCGGACTATCACCATATTGTCAAAACATTAAAAAAACTATGA
- a CDS encoding DUF29 domain-containing protein encodes MQAPAPILSLYEVDFHAWTEQQAEALRSGQLNQLDIENLAEEIESLGKQQRQELENRLGVLLGHLLKWYYQPERQSVSWFCTICHQREEIALLIKRNPSLKPYLEEAIGIGYRKGLYLFASETGLNPQTVFQACPFSIQQIFEEPIDFPELSPTKNYDK; translated from the coding sequence ATGCAAGCTCCTGCGCCTATCCTCTCACTATATGAGGTTGACTTTCATGCCTGGACAGAGCAACAAGCTGAGGCCCTAAGGTCTGGGCAGCTAAACCAACTGGATATTGAGAACCTGGCGGAGGAGATTGAATCCTTGGGAAAGCAGCAGCGGCAGGAACTTGAAAATCGTTTGGGGGTTTTATTAGGGCATCTCTTGAAATGGTACTATCAACCTGAACGACAATCCGTTAGTTGGTTTTGTACTATTTGCCATCAACGAGAAGAAATTGCATTGCTGATTAAAAGAAATCCTAGTCTCAAACCTTACCTAGAGGAAGCAATCGGCATTGGCTATCGTAAGGGTTTATATCTTTTTGCTAGTGAAACGGGTCTAAATCCGCAAACAGTCTTCCAAGCCTGTCCCTTCTCCATTCAGCAAATTTTTGAGGAGCCGATAGATTTTCCTGAACTCTCACCCACGAAAAATTATGACAAGTAA
- the asnB gene encoding asparagine synthase (glutamine-hydrolyzing): MCGITGLLNFNHEQVSADVLKKMTDAIAHRGPDSEGVFIDGCVGLGHRRLAILDLSAAGQQPMVSADYRFILSYNGEVYNYQELRSQLEERGYWFRSQTDTEVVLYALVEWGVTAFDFFNGMFALALWDRKEKTLLLGRDRYGIKPLYYTTLGTTFLFGSEQKAILAHPTAKPELDKEALLEYFTFQNIFTNRTLIKGIKLLPAGHYGRLHLAESPELKLSRYWDYRFREPDGHVDLREYREELDRLLQQAVNRQLVADVEMGAYLSGGMDSGTLTALAARQLPYIKTFTCGFDLSSASGIELAFDERVKAEAMSARFKTEHYEMVLKAGDMERCLPKLARHLEEPRVGQSYPNYYVAQLASKFVKVVLSGSGGDELFGGYPWRYYRAAKNQDFEHYIDQYYLYWHRLVSNSDLRRIFAPVWSEVKDVWTRDIFRDVFATHDNALDCPEDYINHSLYFEAKTFLHGLFVVEDKLSMAHGLESRVPFMDNDLVEFAMGCPVEFKLNNLVEVIRINENEPGNKPQKYFQKTNDGKQILRDVMERYIPTEITQAVKQGFSSPDASWFKGESIEFVKRCLLDSNAHIYQILDRQAVSLLIEEHLEGKQNRRLLIWSLLNIEQWLQEFLGGVL, translated from the coding sequence ATGTGTGGGATCACGGGCCTTTTAAATTTCAACCATGAACAGGTTTCCGCAGACGTATTGAAAAAAATGACCGATGCGATCGCCCACCGTGGCCCCGATAGTGAAGGTGTTTTTATCGATGGGTGTGTTGGTTTAGGCCATCGGCGTTTGGCTATTTTGGATCTTTCGGCGGCCGGCCAGCAGCCCATGGTGAGTGCCGATTATCGGTTTATTTTGAGCTATAACGGTGAGGTTTATAATTACCAAGAGTTGCGATCGCAGTTAGAAGAACGAGGCTACTGGTTTCGATCTCAAACAGATACAGAGGTAGTGTTATATGCCCTTGTGGAATGGGGAGTCACAGCCTTTGATTTCTTTAATGGCATGTTTGCCCTAGCTCTCTGGGATCGAAAGGAAAAAACGTTACTATTGGGGCGCGATCGCTATGGCATCAAACCCCTGTATTACACAACCCTGGGAACAACATTTCTCTTTGGCTCCGAACAAAAAGCAATTCTTGCCCACCCCACCGCTAAGCCTGAACTGGATAAAGAGGCACTCCTAGAATATTTTACATTTCAAAATATTTTTACTAATCGCACCCTGATCAAGGGGATCAAGTTATTACCAGCGGGCCATTATGGTCGTTTACACTTGGCTGAATCACCGGAATTGAAGCTCAGTCGCTATTGGGATTATCGTTTTCGGGAACCCGATGGCCATGTGGATCTGCGGGAGTACCGCGAAGAGTTGGATCGACTCCTTCAGCAAGCGGTGAATCGGCAGCTAGTGGCAGATGTGGAAATGGGAGCCTACTTGTCTGGGGGCATGGACTCAGGAACATTGACGGCCCTAGCTGCGCGGCAATTACCCTATATTAAAACCTTTACCTGTGGTTTTGATTTAAGTTCCGCGTCTGGAATTGAACTGGCCTTTGATGAGCGGGTAAAAGCGGAAGCTATGTCAGCCCGATTCAAAACTGAGCACTACGAAATGGTACTCAAGGCCGGGGACATGGAGCGGTGTCTACCCAAACTTGCCCGACATTTAGAGGAGCCACGGGTGGGACAGAGCTATCCCAATTATTACGTGGCCCAGTTAGCCAGTAAATTTGTTAAGGTAGTCTTATCCGGTAGTGGGGGTGATGAACTCTTTGGCGGCTACCCCTGGCGGTATTATCGGGCGGCTAAAAACCAAGATTTCGAGCATTATATTGATCAGTATTATCTCTATTGGCATCGCCTAGTGAGTAATTCTGATTTAAGACGCATATTTGCCCCAGTGTGGTCAGAGGTCAAAGATGTGTGGACGCGGGATATTTTCCGAGATGTGTTTGCCACCCATGATAATGCCCTGGATTGTCCCGAAGATTATATTAATCACTCCCTGTATTTTGAAGCTAAAACCTTTTTACATGGTTTGTTTGTCGTAGAAGATAAACTAAGTATGGCCCATGGTTTAGAGAGTCGAGTTCCTTTCATGGACAATGATTTGGTAGAGTTTGCCATGGGATGTCCTGTTGAGTTTAAACTCAATAATTTAGTTGAGGTCATCCGGATTAATGAGAATGAACCAGGGAATAAACCACAAAAATATTTTCAGAAAACCAATGATGGTAAACAAATTTTACGAGATGTGATGGAGCGATATATTCCCACTGAGATTACCCAGGCTGTGAAACAGGGGTTCTCATCCCCAGATGCAAGTTGGTTTAAGGGAGAAAGCATTGAATTTGTAAAACGCTGTTTGCTGGATTCCAACGCCCATATTTATCAGATTCTAGATCGTCAAGCGGTGAGTTTACTGATTGAAGAGCATTTAGAGGGAAAACAAAATCGGCGATTGTTAATTTGGTCGTTATTAAATATTGAGCAATGGTTACAGGAGTTTCTAGGAGGAGTTCTCTAA
- a CDS encoding DUF29 domain-containing protein has translation MSDTPMPLSLYQKDFYAWTQEQSHALAGQNSENLDWKNLAEEIADLGNRHYDQLSYRLSILIGHLLKWKYQPNIQSNSWKATIREQRRKIIRLLQRNPGLKNRLEEAFAEAWLDGRDLAIRETGLDDGAFPEDCPFCLSQIQDDHYWP, from the coding sequence ATGAGTGATACGCCAATGCCATTATCCCTTTATCAAAAAGATTTTTATGCTTGGACTCAGGAGCAATCCCATGCGCTAGCAGGGCAAAATTCTGAAAATTTAGACTGGAAAAATTTAGCCGAAGAAATTGCAGATTTGGGAAATCGACATTATGATCAGTTAAGCTATCGTTTAAGCATTTTAATTGGTCACTTACTTAAATGGAAATATCAGCCTAATATTCAAAGTAATTCCTGGAAAGCAACTATCCGTGAGCAACGCCGTAAAATCATACGATTACTCCAGCGTAATCCAGGATTAAAGAACCGTTTGGAAGAAGCATTTGCAGAAGCCTGGTTGGATGGTCGGGATTTGGCTATTCGTGAAACTGGATTAGATGATGGAGCGTTTCCTGAAGACTGTCCGTTTTGTTTATCACAAATTCAAGATGACCATTACTGGCCCTAG
- a CDS encoding methionyl-tRNA formyltransferase: MNIVFIGASQFGLRCLNKIVELNCCNITGVVTAPETFSISYRPEGVTNVLYANFYNYCQIHKTNYIQIKNGMNDSTLFEVVQCWKPQMFIVSGWYHKIPKVWRKLAPAYGLHGSLLPDYSGGAPLVWAIINGEKKTGITFFQLEDGIDNGPIVGQKSVEIDAEDTIKTLYQRVEILGLQLIEEYIPELIQGSATLMQQDETKRRIFPQRSPEDGLINWEWTATQIYNFIRAQTHPYPGAFTMFNGNKLIIWKSRLVNDIYESDDLKTGEVLQVNGSFFVQTGRGIIELLEINYNGNDISKNEIDINIPKETIFYS; the protein is encoded by the coding sequence ATGAATATTGTATTTATTGGAGCAAGTCAGTTTGGCCTTCGTTGCCTTAATAAGATTGTTGAATTAAATTGTTGCAATATTACTGGTGTTGTCACAGCACCTGAGACTTTTTCCATTTCCTATCGCCCTGAAGGTGTTACAAATGTTTTATACGCAAATTTTTACAACTACTGCCAAATTCATAAGACCAATTATATTCAAATTAAGAATGGAATGAACGACTCCACACTCTTTGAAGTTGTTCAATGCTGGAAGCCTCAGATGTTTATCGTTTCAGGCTGGTATCATAAAATTCCTAAGGTATGGCGTAAATTAGCACCTGCCTATGGACTTCATGGATCATTATTGCCTGACTACAGTGGTGGTGCTCCATTGGTATGGGCAATAATTAATGGAGAGAAAAAAACAGGCATTACATTTTTCCAACTAGAAGATGGTATTGATAATGGGCCTATTGTGGGGCAAAAAAGTGTAGAAATTGATGCCGAAGATACAATTAAAACTTTATATCAGCGTGTTGAAATTTTAGGTCTTCAGCTTATTGAAGAGTATATTCCAGAACTCATTCAAGGATCAGCAACTCTCATGCAGCAGGATGAAACAAAACGTAGAATTTTTCCACAACGCTCTCCAGAGGATGGACTTATTAACTGGGAGTGGACGGCAACTCAAATTTATAATTTCATTCGTGCTCAAACCCATCCTTATCCTGGAGCATTTACCATGTTTAATGGAAACAAATTAATTATTTGGAAGAGTCGCTTAGTAAATGATATTTATGAATCAGATGACTTAAAAACCGGTGAGGTTTTACAAGTAAATGGATCATTTTTTGTACAAACAGGAAGAGGAATTATTGAGCTGCTAGAAATTAATTATAATGGGAATGATATTTCTAAGAATGAAATTGACATAAATATTCCTAAAGAAACTATATTCTATAGTTAA
- a CDS encoding glycosyltransferase → MKIGFYGGLANNTYVAAKSFHRQGIDVVYIRDIVDTFPFSQPVWEDVSFTLSYEDISNCHFTRQKWTEIEEKLGWQLPEYMLDPSKIDGKLTEYYQNNLILNFWYLRKSEYRKKIILAMQSVDCLIVCGIEATILAWASGRPYIIWPHGGDIRFASDFDQKWTSTLNNIKKELQRYVLKEAYKKCLWIGSHDPTGIGGHVTPINYSIEYFPLPLKGKKRLPKKERSNKLKQCLEKLQINVSENSYCVFIPSRIDYYWKGTDRLLAAIEHIQPNNIHFLFSGWGKDYYKAKNRMKEYSCCTFMPCAISKPILYELFSSVDLVIDQFCLGTYGTSALEAISVGTPVMMFIKNEAFAHKEWLPPPVLNVKSADEITKFLIKIDTGCLDFDFYSSEITRWFNKTHNETIAVSKVFSKIEDSLAAL, encoded by the coding sequence ATGAAGATAGGTTTTTATGGTGGTTTAGCCAACAACACATATGTGGCAGCAAAGTCATTTCATCGACAAGGTATAGATGTTGTATATATCAGAGATATTGTAGATACTTTTCCTTTTAGTCAGCCTGTTTGGGAAGATGTATCATTCACTCTGTCTTATGAAGATATATCTAATTGCCATTTTACACGACAAAAATGGACTGAAATAGAAGAAAAACTTGGCTGGCAATTACCAGAATATATGCTTGACCCAAGTAAAATAGATGGAAAACTAACAGAGTATTATCAAAATAACCTTATTCTAAATTTCTGGTATTTACGAAAATCTGAATATAGAAAAAAAATAATTTTAGCGATGCAGTCAGTTGACTGTTTAATTGTTTGTGGTATTGAAGCAACAATATTGGCATGGGCATCAGGTAGACCATATATAATATGGCCACATGGGGGAGATATTCGCTTCGCTTCTGATTTTGATCAAAAATGGACATCAACGTTAAATAATATTAAGAAAGAATTACAAAGATATGTTCTAAAAGAAGCATATAAAAAATGCTTGTGGATTGGTTCTCACGATCCAACAGGAATCGGTGGTCATGTTACTCCTATCAACTACTCCATTGAATATTTTCCTCTACCATTGAAAGGAAAGAAAAGATTACCTAAAAAAGAACGCTCAAATAAATTAAAACAGTGTCTAGAAAAACTGCAAATTAACGTGTCAGAAAACAGCTATTGTGTATTTATACCATCCCGTATAGACTACTATTGGAAGGGAACAGATCGTTTACTTGCTGCTATAGAACATATCCAGCCAAATAATATACATTTTCTTTTTAGTGGTTGGGGTAAAGATTATTACAAGGCTAAAAATAGAATGAAAGAATATAGTTGCTGCACATTTATGCCCTGTGCTATTTCCAAGCCCATTCTTTACGAATTATTTTCCTCCGTCGATTTGGTAATAGATCAATTTTGCTTGGGAACCTATGGAACATCTGCATTAGAGGCTATCAGCGTAGGAACACCAGTTATGATGTTTATTAAAAATGAAGCATTTGCTCACAAAGAATGGTTGCCACCACCTGTTTTAAATGTTAAATCCGCAGATGAAATTACTAAGTTCTTAATCAAGATTGATACGGGATGTCTTGATTTTGATTTCTATAGCTCTGAGATTACTCGGTGGTTTAATAAAACGCATAATGAAACTATTGCCGTTTCTAAAGTTTTTTCTAAGATTGAAGATTCCTTAGCTGCTCTATGA